In Pseudomonas fluorescens NCIMB 11764, a single window of DNA contains:
- the rpmJ gene encoding 50S ribosomal protein L36 — MKVRASVKKLCRNCKIIRREGVVRVICSAEPRHKQRQG, encoded by the coding sequence ATGAAAGTTCGTGCATCGGTGAAAAAGCTGTGCCGTAACTGCAAGATTATTCGCCGCGAAGGTGTTGTTCGAGTAATTTGCAGCGCGGAACCGCGTCACAAACAGCGCCAAGGCTGA
- the secY gene encoding preprotein translocase subunit SecY: MAKQGALSALGKGGMSELWARLRFLFLAIIVYRIGAHIPVPGINPDRLADLFRQNEGTILSLFNMFSGGALERMSIFALGIMPYISASIIMQLMTAVSPQLEQLKKEGEAGRRKIAQYTRYGTVVLALVQAIGMSIGLAGQGVSFTGDFGFHFVAVSTFVAGAMFMMWLGEQITERGVGNGISMLIFAGIVAGLPRAIGQSFESARQGDINIFALVAIGLLAVAIIGFVVFIERGQRRIAVHYAKRQQGRKVFAAQTSHLPLKVNMAGVIPAIFASSILLFPASLGTWFGQSEGMGWLQDISQSIAPGQPLNILLFSAGIIFFCFFYTALMFNPKDVAENLKKSGAFIPGIRPGEQSARYIDGVLTRLTLFGALYMTAVCLLPQFLVVAANVPFYLGGTSLLIVVVVVMDFMSQVQSHLVSHQYESLMKKANLKGYGSGMLR, encoded by the coding sequence ATGGCTAAGCAAGGTGCTCTCTCTGCGCTCGGCAAAGGCGGTATGTCTGAACTCTGGGCTCGTCTGCGTTTTCTGTTCCTGGCGATTATCGTCTACCGAATAGGCGCACACATCCCGGTTCCAGGTATCAACCCGGACCGACTCGCGGACCTGTTTCGACAGAATGAGGGGACCATTCTTAGCTTGTTCAACATGTTTTCCGGCGGCGCGCTGGAGCGGATGAGCATCTTTGCACTGGGGATCATGCCGTACATCTCGGCATCGATCATCATGCAACTGATGACAGCCGTCAGCCCGCAGCTGGAGCAGTTGAAGAAGGAAGGTGAAGCTGGGCGTCGCAAGATTGCCCAGTACACCCGCTACGGCACTGTCGTCCTCGCTCTCGTTCAGGCAATTGGCATGTCCATTGGTCTGGCGGGGCAGGGCGTATCGTTCACTGGTGACTTTGGCTTCCATTTCGTCGCGGTATCCACTTTTGTGGCTGGTGCGATGTTCATGATGTGGCTGGGTGAGCAGATTACTGAGCGTGGTGTTGGCAACGGTATCTCGATGTTGATTTTCGCAGGTATCGTCGCCGGTCTTCCGAGAGCGATCGGGCAGTCTTTCGAGTCTGCACGTCAGGGTGATATCAACATTTTTGCCCTGGTTGCCATCGGTTTGCTGGCAGTAGCGATTATCGGTTTTGTGGTGTTCATTGAGCGTGGCCAGCGTCGTATTGCTGTTCACTACGCCAAGCGTCAGCAGGGCCGGAAGGTCTTCGCTGCGCAGACTAGCCACTTGCCGCTGAAGGTGAACATGGCCGGTGTTATTCCGGCTATTTTCGCGAGCAGCATTTTGCTGTTCCCGGCTTCGTTGGGTACCTGGTTCGGTCAGTCTGAAGGTATGGGCTGGTTGCAGGACATCTCGCAGTCGATCGCTCCTGGTCAGCCGTTGAATATTCTGCTGTTTAGTGCAGGGATTATTTTCTTCTGCTTCTTCTATACGGCGTTGATGTTCAATCCGAAAGACGTAGCGGAAAACCTGAAGAAGTCCGGTGCCTTTATTCCGGGCATCCGTCCAGGTGAGCAGTCGGCACGCTACATTGATGGCGTTCTGACTCGTTTGACCCTGTTCGGTGCTCTATATATGACGGCCGTGTGTCTGCTTCCCCAGTTCCTGGTGGTTGCGGCAAACGTACCGTTCTACCTTGGCGGGACCTCGTTGCTGATCGTCGTCGTGGTTGTGATGGACTTCATGTCCCAAGTACAATCGCACCTCGTTTCGCACCAGTACGAATCCCTGATGAAGAAAGCCAACCTGAAGGGTTACGGCAGCGGCATGTTGCGCTGA
- the rplO gene encoding 50S ribosomal protein L15: MKLNDLSPAPGSRREKHRPGRGIGSGLGKTGGRGHKGQSSRSGGTIAPGFEGGQQPLHRRLPKFGFVSLKAMDRAEVRLSELAKVEGDIVTVQSLKDANVINVNVQRVKIMLSGEVTRAVTIGKGIGATKGARAAIEAAGGKFEE, encoded by the coding sequence ATGAAACTCAATGATCTGAGTCCAGCGCCGGGTTCCCGTCGCGAAAAGCATCGTCCGGGCCGTGGTATCGGTAGTGGTTTGGGCAAGACCGGTGGCCGTGGCCACAAAGGTCAGTCCTCCCGCTCCGGTGGCACCATTGCTCCAGGCTTTGAAGGCGGTCAACAGCCGCTGCATCGTCGCCTGCCAAAGTTCGGTTTCGTTTCCCTGAAAGCCATGGATCGCGCAGAAGTGCGTTTGTCCGAGCTGGCTAAAGTGGAAGGCGACATCGTCACCGTGCAGTCCTTGAAAGATGCCAACGTGATCAACGTCAACGTACAGCGTGTGAAAATCATGCTGTCCGGCGAAGTGACTCGCGCTGTTACCATCGGAAAGGGAATCGGCGCCACCAAAGGTGCGCGTGCGGCTATCGAAGCAGCTGGCGGCAAGTTCGAGGAATAA
- the rpmD gene encoding 50S ribosomal protein L30: protein MATVKVTLIKSMTGRIPNHKLCVKGLGLRRIGHTVEVLDTPENRGMINKAYYMLRVEG, encoded by the coding sequence ATGGCTACCGTTAAAGTTACGCTGATCAAAAGCATGACCGGCCGCATCCCTAACCACAAACTGTGCGTTAAGGGTCTGGGTCTGCGTCGCATCGGTCACACTGTAGAAGTACTTGATACTCCCGAGAATCGCGGGATGATCAACAAGGCTTACTACATGCTGCGTGTCGAGGGTTAA
- the rpsE gene encoding 30S ribosomal protein S5: MSNNDQKRDEGYIEKLVQVNRVAKTVKGGRIFTFTALTVVGDGKGRVGFGRGKSREVPAAIQKAMEAARRNMIQVDLNGTTLQYAMKSGHGASKVYMQPASEGTGIIAGGAMRAVLEVAGVQNVLAKCYGSTNPVNVVHATFKGLKAMQSPESIAAKRGKSVKEIF; this comes from the coding sequence ATGTCAAATAACGACCAAAAGCGCGACGAAGGCTACATCGAGAAGCTGGTTCAAGTTAACCGCGTAGCCAAAACCGTTAAAGGCGGCCGTATCTTCACTTTCACCGCGTTGACCGTGGTTGGTGATGGTAAAGGGCGTGTTGGCTTCGGCCGTGGCAAGTCACGTGAAGTGCCTGCTGCGATCCAGAAGGCAATGGAAGCTGCTCGTCGCAACATGATCCAAGTTGATCTGAACGGCACCACTCTGCAGTACGCAATGAAGTCCGGTCACGGCGCTTCGAAGGTGTACATGCAGCCTGCATCTGAAGGTACCGGTATCATCGCTGGCGGCGCTATGCGTGCTGTCCTCGAAGTTGCTGGCGTTCAGAACGTTCTGGCCAAGTGCTACGGCTCGACTAACCCGGTAAACGTGGTTCACGCCACTTTCAAAGGTTTGAAAGCTATGCAGTCTCCTGAATCCATTGCCGCCAAGCGTGGCAAAAGCGTCAAGGAGATCTTCTGA
- the rplR gene encoding 50S ribosomal protein L18 translates to MTDKKVTRLRRARKARLKMHELEVVRLCVFRSSQHIYAQVISADGAKVLASASTLDKELRDGATGNIDAATKVGQLVATRAKAAGVSQVAFDRSGFKYHGRVKALADAAREAGLEF, encoded by the coding sequence ATGACCGACAAAAAAGTTACTCGACTGCGTCGCGCTCGCAAAGCACGCCTGAAAATGCACGAACTCGAAGTCGTGCGTCTCTGCGTGTTCCGCTCGTCGCAGCACATCTACGCCCAGGTCATTTCGGCCGACGGCGCCAAAGTTCTGGCATCTGCCTCGACTTTGGATAAAGAACTGCGTGATGGTGCTACTGGCAACATCGACGCGGCCACTAAGGTTGGCCAGCTGGTCGCTACGCGTGCTAAGGCCGCTGGCGTCTCGCAAGTGGCTTTCGACCGCTCTGGCTTCAAGTACCACGGCCGCGTTAAAGCGCTGGCTGATGCTGCTCGTGAAGCTGGGCTGGAGTTCTAA
- the rplF gene encoding 50S ribosomal protein L6: protein MSRVAKNPVKLPAGVEVKFAGQQLSVKGAKGTLELNIHSSVEIVEEAGELRFAARNGDQQTRAMAGTTRALVNNMVQGVSQGFERKLQLVGVGYKAQAKGTVLNLALGFSHPVDYELPEGITAETPSQTDILIKGIDKQLVGQVAAEIRDFRPPEPYKGKGVRYADEVVRRKEAKKK from the coding sequence ATGTCACGCGTCGCTAAGAACCCCGTTAAGCTGCCAGCCGGTGTCGAAGTCAAATTCGCAGGCCAACAGCTTTCGGTGAAGGGTGCCAAGGGCACTCTCGAACTGAACATCCATTCGTCCGTTGAGATCGTTGAAGAAGCTGGTGAGCTGCGTTTCGCTGCTCGCAATGGCGATCAACAAACTCGCGCAATGGCTGGTACCACTCGTGCGTTGGTAAACAACATGGTCCAAGGCGTAAGCCAAGGCTTCGAGCGTAAGCTCCAGCTGGTCGGTGTTGGTTACAAAGCGCAAGCAAAAGGCACAGTGCTGAACCTGGCTCTTGGCTTCTCGCACCCAGTGGATTATGAACTGCCGGAAGGCATCACCGCTGAGACTCCTAGCCAGACCGATATCCTGATCAAGGGCATCGATAAGCAGCTGGTAGGTCAAGTGGCCGCCGAGATCCGCGACTTCCGTCCACCAGAGCCGTACAAAGGCAAAGGTGTGCGCTACGCGGACGAAGTCGTCCGTCGTAAAGAAGCCAAGAAGAAGTAG
- the rpsH gene encoding 30S ribosomal protein S8 — MSMQDPLADMLTRIRNAQMAEKSVVSMPSSTLKVAVAKVLKDEGYIAGYQISSEIKPLLSIELKYFEGRPVIEEVKRVSRPGLRQYKSVDDLPKVRGGLGVSIVSTNKGVMTDRAARAAGVGGEVLCTVF; from the coding sequence ATGAGTATGCAGGACCCGTTAGCGGACATGCTAACTCGAATCCGTAATGCCCAGATGGCTGAAAAGTCCGTCGTAAGCATGCCATCTTCTACTTTGAAGGTAGCTGTTGCCAAAGTCCTGAAGGACGAAGGTTACATTGCGGGTTATCAGATCAGCAGCGAAATCAAGCCACTGCTGTCCATCGAGCTGAAGTACTTCGAAGGCCGTCCGGTCATCGAGGAAGTGAAGCGCGTTAGCCGTCCAGGCCTGCGTCAGTACAAGTCCGTCGATGATCTGCCAAAAGTTCGTGGCGGTCTCGGTGTGTCTATCGTCTCCACCAACAAAGGTGTGATGACGGATCGTGCTGCGCGCGCTGCCGGTGTCGGCGGCGAAGTTCTTTGCACTGTGTTCTAA
- the rpsN gene encoding 30S ribosomal protein S14 — protein MAKMSMKNRELKRQLTVAKYAKKRAALKAIIVDLNASPEARWEATVALQKQPRDASASRMRNRCRLTGRPHGVYRKFGLGRNKLREAAMRGDVPGLVKASW, from the coding sequence ATGGCCAAGATGAGCATGAAAAACCGCGAGCTGAAGCGTCAGCTCACGGTTGCCAAGTACGCCAAAAAGCGTGCAGCACTGAAAGCTATCATCGTTGATCTGAACGCAAGTCCAGAAGCACGTTGGGAAGCTACAGTCGCTCTGCAGAAGCAGCCACGTGACGCAAGCGCTTCGCGCATGCGTAACCGCTGCCGCCTGACCGGTCGTCCACACGGCGTTTACCGCAAGTTCGGCCTCGGCCGTAACAAACTGCGTGAAGCGGCCATGCGTGGTGACGTACCTGGTCTGGTTAAAGCCAGCTGGTAA
- the rplE gene encoding 50S ribosomal protein L5 has translation MARLKEIYWKEIAPKLKEELKLSNVMEVPRVTKITLNMGLGEAVGDKKVIEHAVADLEKITGQKVVVTYARKSIAGFKVREGWPIGVKVTLRRERMYEFLDRLLSISLPRVRDFRGLNAKSFDGRGNYSMGVKEQIIFPEIDYDKIDALRGLDITLTTTAKNDDEGRALLRAFKFPFRN, from the coding sequence ATGGCACGACTAAAAGAGATTTACTGGAAGGAAATCGCACCGAAGCTTAAGGAAGAACTTAAGCTTTCGAACGTGATGGAAGTTCCACGCGTTACAAAAATCACCCTGAACATGGGTCTGGGCGAAGCGGTCGGTGACAAAAAAGTCATCGAGCACGCTGTTGCTGACCTGGAAAAGATCACCGGCCAGAAAGTCGTTGTGACCTACGCTCGGAAATCCATCGCTGGCTTTAAAGTCCGTGAAGGTTGGCCGATCGGCGTCAAAGTGACCCTGCGCCGTGAGCGTATGTATGAATTCCTGGATCGTCTGCTGTCGATCTCCCTGCCTCGGGTTCGCGACTTCCGCGGCCTGAATGCCAAGTCCTTCGATGGTCGTGGTAACTACAGCATGGGCGTTAAAGAGCAGATCATCTTCCCGGAAATCGACTACGACAAGATCGATGCTCTCCGCGGTCTGGACATTACCCTGACCACCACTGCCAAGAACGATGACGAAGGTCGCGCCCTGTTGCGTGCTTTCAAATTCCCGTTCCGCAACTGA
- the rplX gene encoding 50S ribosomal protein L24, with protein sequence MQKIRRDDEIIVIAGKDKGKRGKVLKVLANNRLVIGGLNLVKRHTKPNPMSGVQGGIVEKEAPLDASNVAIFNGETNKADRVGFKVEDGKKIRVFKSTQKAVDA encoded by the coding sequence ATGCAAAAGATTCGTCGTGACGACGAGATCATCGTGATCGCCGGCAAAGACAAAGGTAAGCGCGGTAAGGTGCTTAAGGTTCTCGCTAACAACCGTCTGGTTATTGGCGGTCTGAACCTGGTAAAGCGTCATACCAAGCCTAACCCTATGTCGGGCGTGCAAGGCGGTATCGTCGAAAAAGAAGCTCCACTGGATGCTTCTAACGTCGCCATTTTCAACGGCGAAACCAACAAGGCTGATCGCGTTGGTTTTAAAGTAGAAGACGGCAAGAAAATTCGTGTCTTCAAGTCGACCCAAAAAGCGGTTGATGCTTGA
- the rplN gene encoding 50S ribosomal protein L14 produces MIQTQSMLDVADNSGARRVMCIKVLGGSHRRYAGIGDIIKVTVKEAIPRGKVKKGQVMTAVVVRTRHGVRRADGSIIRFDGNAAVLLNNKQEPIGTRIFGPVTRELRTEKFMKIVSLAPEVL; encoded by the coding sequence ATGATTCAGACTCAATCCATGCTCGATGTGGCCGATAACAGCGGCGCACGCCGCGTTATGTGCATCAAGGTGCTGGGTGGCTCCCATCGTCGTTACGCTGGTATCGGTGACATCATCAAAGTTACCGTGAAGGAAGCAATTCCTCGCGGTAAAGTGAAAAAAGGCCAAGTGATGACTGCTGTTGTAGTCCGCACTCGTCACGGCGTACGTCGTGCTGATGGCTCCATTATCCGCTTTGATGGCAACGCTGCTGTTCTTCTGAACAACAAGCAAGAGCCGATCGGCACCCGTATCTTTGGGCCAGTGACCCGTGAACTTCGTACTGAGAAGTTCATGAAGATCGTCTCGCTCGCCCCAGAAGTGCTGTAA
- the rpsQ gene encoding 30S ribosomal protein S17 codes for MAEAEKTVRTLTGRVVSDKMDKTITVLIERRVKHPIYGKYVKRSTKLHAHDETNQCHIGDKVTIRETRPLAKTKSWALVDVLERAVEV; via the coding sequence ATGGCTGAAGCCGAAAAAACCGTCCGTACGCTGACTGGCCGTGTTGTCAGCGACAAAATGGACAAGACCATCACCGTTCTGATCGAGCGTCGCGTAAAGCACCCGATCTACGGTAAATACGTTAAGCGTTCGACTAAGCTGCACGCGCACGACGAAACCAATCAGTGCCACATCGGCGACAAAGTCACTATTCGTGAAACTCGTCCTTTGGCCAAGACCAAGTCTTGGGCGCTGGTTGATGTTCTCGAACGCGCTGTGGAAGTCTAA
- the rpmC gene encoding 50S ribosomal protein L29: MKANELREKDAPQLNEQLLGLLRDQFNLRMQKATGQLGQSHLLRQVKRDIARVKTVLKQQAGK; this comes from the coding sequence ATGAAAGCGAACGAACTTCGTGAAAAAGACGCGCCGCAGCTTAACGAGCAACTGCTCGGCCTGCTGCGCGACCAGTTCAATCTGCGTATGCAGAAAGCAACTGGCCAGTTGGGGCAGTCTCACCTGCTCCGGCAAGTTAAGCGTGACATCGCTCGCGTGAAGACTGTGCTCAAACAGCAGGCAGGTAAGTAA
- the rplP gene encoding 50S ribosomal protein L16 codes for MLQPKRTKFRKQMTGHNRGLAQRGSKVSFGEFALKSVARGRLTARQIESARRALTRHVKRGGKIWIRVFPDKPISKKPLEVRMGKGKGSVEYWVAQIQPGKVLYEIEGVSEELAREAFALAAAKLPLATAFVKRTVM; via the coding sequence ATGTTGCAACCAAAGCGTACGAAGTTCCGCAAGCAGATGACAGGCCACAACCGTGGTCTGGCTCAGCGCGGTAGCAAAGTCAGCTTCGGCGAGTTCGCGCTGAAGTCTGTAGCTCGTGGTCGTCTCACCGCTCGTCAGATCGAGTCAGCGCGTCGTGCACTGACCCGTCACGTTAAACGTGGCGGCAAGATCTGGATCCGTGTATTCCCGGACAAGCCTATTTCCAAAAAGCCCCTCGAAGTTCGGATGGGTAAAGGTAAGGGTAGTGTGGAGTACTGGGTTGCCCAGATTCAGCCAGGCAAAGTCCTGTATGAAATCGAGGGCGTTTCTGAAGAGCTGGCGCGTGAGGCTTTTGCCCTGGCTGCTGCAAAGCTGCCGCTCGCCACCGCTTTTGTTAAACGGACGGTGATGTGA
- the rpsC gene encoding 30S ribosomal protein S3 — MGQKVHPIGIRLGIVKEHTSVWYADGRTYADYLFADLKVREYLQDKLKSASVSRIDIHRPAQTARITIHTARPGIVIGKKGEDVEKLRQDLTKQMGVPVHINIEEIRKPELDGMLVAQSVAQQLERRVMFRRAMKRAVQNAMRIGAKGIKIQVSGRLGGAEIARTEWYREGRVPLHTLRADIDYANYEAHTTYGVIGVKVWIFKGEVIGGRQEELKPQAPAPRKKAAK, encoded by the coding sequence ATGGGTCAGAAAGTACATCCCATTGGCATTCGCCTGGGAATCGTCAAGGAGCACACCTCCGTCTGGTACGCAGACGGTCGGACTTATGCGGACTATTTGTTCGCTGATCTGAAGGTGCGTGAGTATCTCCAAGACAAACTAAAAAGCGCGTCCGTAAGCCGTATCGATATCCATCGTCCGGCTCAAACTGCACGTATCACCATCCACACCGCTCGTCCAGGTATCGTTATCGGGAAGAAAGGTGAAGATGTTGAGAAACTGCGTCAGGACCTGACCAAGCAAATGGGTGTGCCTGTGCACATCAATATCGAAGAAATCCGCAAGCCGGAGCTCGACGGTATGTTGGTTGCGCAGAGCGTAGCTCAGCAGCTGGAGCGTCGCGTAATGTTCCGTCGCGCTATGAAGCGCGCTGTACAGAACGCCATGCGCATTGGTGCCAAAGGCATCAAAATCCAAGTGAGCGGTCGTCTCGGCGGTGCTGAAATCGCACGTACTGAATGGTATCGCGAAGGTCGTGTGCCACTGCACACCCTGCGTGCCGACATCGACTATGCCAACTACGAAGCTCACACCACTTACGGTGTGATCGGTGTAAAGGTTTGGATCTTCAAGGGCGAAGTAATTGGTGGTCGCCAAGAAGAACTGAAACCACAAGCACCAGCGCCTCGTAAAAAAGCTGCTAAGTAA
- the rplV gene encoding 50S ribosomal protein L22 produces the protein MEVAAKLSGARISAQKARLVADQIRGKKVGEALNLLAFSSKKAAEIMKKVLESAVANAEHNEGADVDDLKVSTVFVNEGRSLKRIMPRAKGRADRIVKRSCHITVKVADK, from the coding sequence ATGGAAGTAGCCGCTAAGTTGTCGGGCGCTCGAATCTCCGCCCAGAAAGCCCGCTTGGTCGCCGACCAGATCCGCGGGAAGAAGGTGGGCGAAGCGCTCAACCTGTTGGCTTTCAGCAGTAAGAAAGCCGCCGAGATCATGAAGAAAGTGCTGGAGTCGGCCGTAGCCAACGCCGAGCATAACGAAGGCGCAGACGTTGATGACCTTAAAGTCAGCACCGTTTTCGTCAACGAAGGGCGTTCGCTGAAGCGAATCATGCCACGTGCCAAAGGCCGTGCTGATCGCATCGTCAAGCGGTCTTGCCATATCACTGTCAAGGTTGCTGACAAGTAA
- the rpsS gene encoding 30S ribosomal protein S19, producing the protein MPRSLKKGPFIDLHLLKKIEVAAEKNDRKPVKTWSRRSMILPQMVGLTIAVHNGRQHVPVLVNEDMVGHKLGEFAGTRTYRGHVADKKAKR; encoded by the coding sequence GTGCCACGTTCTCTGAAAAAAGGTCCTTTTATTGATCTTCACCTACTGAAGAAGATCGAAGTGGCGGCGGAAAAGAACGATCGCAAACCAGTTAAAACCTGGTCGCGTCGTTCGATGATCCTGCCACAAATGGTCGGTCTGACCATTGCAGTGCATAACGGTCGTCAACATGTTCCAGTTCTCGTGAACGAAGACATGGTCGGCCACAAACTGGGCGAGTTTGCCGGTACCCGCACATATCGTGGGCACGTGGCAGACAAGAAAGCCAAGCGTTAA
- the rplB gene encoding 50S ribosomal protein L2 yields MAIVKCKPTSPGRRFVVKVVNQELHKGAPHAPLLEKKSKTGGRNNNGRITTRHIGGGHKQHYRLVDFRRNDKDGIAATVERIEYDPNRTAHIALLLYADGERRYIIAPKGVSAGDQLIAGALAPIKPGNALQLRNIPVGSTVHGIELKPGKGAQIARSAGASAQLIAREGVYVTLRLRSGEMRKVLAECRATLGEVSNSEHSLRSLGKAGAKRWRGVRPTVRGVAMNPVDHPHGGGEGRTSGGRHPVSPWGFPTKGAKTRGNKRTDKMIVRRRK; encoded by the coding sequence ATGGCAATCGTTAAATGCAAACCGACTTCCCCTGGCCGCCGTTTTGTGGTCAAGGTGGTCAACCAGGAGCTGCATAAAGGCGCTCCTCACGCACCGCTGCTCGAGAAAAAATCGAAGACTGGTGGTCGTAACAACAATGGTCGTATTACCACTCGTCACATCGGTGGTGGCCATAAGCAGCATTATCGTCTGGTCGATTTCCGTCGCAACGACAAAGATGGCATCGCTGCCACTGTCGAGCGTATCGAATACGATCCAAACCGTACTGCTCACATCGCTCTGCTGCTGTACGCAGATGGCGAGCGTCGCTACATCATCGCCCCTAAAGGCGTGAGTGCTGGCGACCAGCTGATCGCAGGTGCTCTGGCACCGATCAAGCCGGGCAACGCTCTGCAACTGCGTAACATTCCAGTTGGTAGCACCGTACACGGCATCGAATTGAAGCCAGGTAAAGGCGCGCAAATCGCTCGTTCCGCTGGTGCTTCGGCTCAGCTGATCGCTCGTGAAGGTGTCTACGTGACCCTGCGTCTGCGTTCTGGTGAGATGCGTAAAGTGCTGGCTGAATGCCGCGCGACCCTGGGTGAAGTCTCGAACTCCGAGCACAGCCTGCGTTCGCTGGGTAAAGCTGGTGCCAAACGCTGGCGTGGCGTTCGCCCAACCGTTCGTGGTGTTGCCATGAACCCGGTTGACCACCCACATGGTGGTGGTGAAGGTCGTACCTCTGGTGGTCGTCATCCGGTATCGCCATGGGGCTTCCCGACTAAGGGCGCGAAGACTCGTGGTAATAAGCGTACCGACAAAATGATCGTCCGTCGTCGCAAGTAA
- the rplW gene encoding 50S ribosomal protein L23, whose amino-acid sequence MNQERVFKVLLGPHVSEKATVLADKKGQFVFKVATDATKLEIKKAVESLFSVKVERVTTLNVLGKSKRTARGLGKRNDWKKAVISLQPGQDLDFSSSAE is encoded by the coding sequence ATGAACCAGGAACGCGTATTTAAAGTTCTGCTTGGCCCGCACGTTTCCGAGAAGGCTACGGTTCTGGCTGACAAGAAAGGCCAGTTCGTTTTCAAGGTTGCAACTGACGCAACCAAGCTGGAAATCAAGAAGGCCGTCGAAAGCCTGTTCAGCGTGAAAGTAGAGCGTGTTACTACCCTGAATGTTCTGGGTAAGAGCAAGCGCACTGCTCGCGGTCTGGGCAAGCGTAATGACTGGAAGAAGGCAGTTATCTCCCTTCAGCCAGGCCAAGATCTCGATTTCAGCAGCAGTGCTGAGTAA
- the rplD gene encoding 50S ribosomal protein L4: MQLNVNDAQAIEVSELTFGGEFNETLVHQAVVAYMAGGRQGSKQQKTRSDVRGGGKRPWRQKGTGRARAGTIRSPIWRGGGTTFAARPQDHTQKLNKKMYRAAMRSILAELVRTDRLVVVQDFAVDAPKTKDLLNKLTGMGLTDVLIVSEVVDQNLYLAARNLPHVDVRDVQGSDPVSLIAYDKVLITVSAVKKFEELLG, encoded by the coding sequence ATGCAATTAAATGTAAATGACGCTCAAGCGATCGAAGTTTCCGAACTGACATTTGGCGGCGAATTCAACGAGACGCTGGTTCACCAAGCAGTCGTGGCCTACATGGCTGGCGGCCGTCAAGGTAGCAAGCAGCAAAAGACCCGTTCCGACGTTCGTGGTGGCGGTAAGCGCCCATGGCGTCAGAAAGGTACTGGCCGTGCTCGTGCCGGTACTATCCGTAGCCCAATCTGGCGTGGCGGCGGTACCACTTTCGCAGCTCGTCCTCAGGATCACACCCAGAAGCTGAACAAGAAGATGTATCGCGCAGCAATGCGCTCCATCCTTGCTGAGCTGGTGCGTACTGATCGTCTGGTTGTGGTTCAGGACTTCGCTGTTGATGCACCGAAGACCAAAGATCTGCTGAACAAACTGACCGGCATGGGCCTGACTGACGTCTTGATCGTGTCTGAAGTAGTTGATCAGAACCTGTACCTGGCTGCTCGTAACCTGCCACACGTTGATGTACGTGACGTGCAAGGTTCCGATCCAGTTAGTCTGATCGCATACGACAAGGTGTTGATCACCGTGTCGGCCGTGAAGAAATTCGAGGAGCTGCTGGGATGA
- the rplC gene encoding 50S ribosomal protein L3 yields MTIGVVGRKCGMTRIFTEEGVSIPVTVIEIEPNRVTQFKTEETDGYRAVQVTVGERRASRVTAAQAGHFAKANVAAGRTVMEFRLEEGEYQAGDLINAEIFAAGQLVDVTGQSKGKGFQGTIKRWNFRGQDNTHGNSVSHRVPGSIGQCQTPGRVFKGKKMSGHMGAERVTVQSLEVVRVDAERNLLLVKGAVPGATGGNLVVRPAAKARG; encoded by the coding sequence ATGACTATTGGTGTAGTCGGTCGTAAATGCGGTATGACCCGTATTTTCACCGAAGAAGGTGTCTCCATTCCGGTCACGGTCATTGAGATCGAGCCGAATCGCGTCACCCAGTTCAAAACTGAAGAGACCGATGGCTATCGTGCAGTGCAAGTCACTGTAGGCGAGCGTCGTGCTTCGCGTGTAACAGCTGCTCAGGCTGGCCACTTCGCTAAGGCGAACGTAGCCGCTGGTCGTACCGTAATGGAATTCCGTCTTGAAGAAGGCGAGTACCAGGCCGGCGATCTGATCAACGCTGAAATCTTCGCCGCTGGTCAGCTGGTTGATGTAACCGGTCAGTCCAAGGGTAAAGGCTTCCAGGGTACGATCAAGCGTTGGAACTTCCGCGGGCAAGATAATACCCACGGTAACTCCGTGTCCCACCGCGTTCCAGGCTCTATCGGCCAGTGCCAGACTCCTGGTCGTGTATTCAAGGGCAAAAAAATGTCCGGTCATATGGGCGCTGAGCGCGTGACCGTGCAGTCCCTCGAAGTAGTGCGCGTGGACGCTGAACGCAATCTGTTGTTGGTCAAGGGTGCTGTTCCTGGCGCTACTGGCGGCAACTTGGTTGTACGTCCAGCAGCCAAGGCTCGCGGTTAA